One Xenopus tropicalis strain Nigerian chromosome 8, UCB_Xtro_10.0, whole genome shotgun sequence genomic window carries:
- the LOC116406591 gene encoding uncharacterized protein LOC116406591, translating into MFLRSIADLLLAAVLLNLPLALSKQVYTTSYGGTCIGPCARENTEYYWCKQKDGNTGWWDHCSPEEGYDSYYRQCLSACQKVMGSDYEQCFTDNGWSKCGRVVEEFERYYTSDNALCASECRLHEDYFTCTDTDGNLGKCSPLNDLTAKGVPCRIDNPCDSRGYNYTWCYTDTNNNWDYCGKVIDDCDPTRYKLANGDEEICRVRDTGNRRELVLTSVRLPDTDLRQPTRAQYTEASHLINRVNAEFCFPNNARIVASSDNIRLDVQGTHEHDGVRYLNVQLQLNEGRGGTLTTHSTTIAQILFPQDLDTAVFARYIRRALHTSMRGAYHKSPVKIIIAMNRI; encoded by the coding sequence ATGTTCCTCAGATCTATTGCTGACTTGCTGCTGGCTGCTGTTCTGCTGAACCTGCCTTTGGCTTTATCCAAACAAGTTTATACAACAAGCTATGGTGGGACTTGCATAGGCCCCTGTGCACGAGAAAACACAGAATACTATTGGTGCAAACAGAAAGATGGCAATACTGGATGGTGGGATCACTGCTCCCCTGAGGAGGGTTATGATTCCTACTATAGGCAGTGTTTATCAGCTTGTCAGAAGGTTATGGGTTCCGACTATGAGCAGTGTTTTACAGATAATGGTTGGAGTAAATGTGGACGTGTAGTTGAAGAGTTTGAGCGTTACTATACCTCAGATAATGCACTTTGTGCAAGTGAGTGTAGACTCCATGAAGATTACTTTACATGTACAGACACAGATGGAAATTTAGGGAAATGTTCACCATTAAATGATCTAACTGCAAAAGGAGTGCCGTGCCGAATTGATAACCCATGTGATTCCCGCGGTTATAATTACACCTGGTGCTACACAGATACCAATAATAATTGGGATTACTGTGGGAAAGTCATTGACGACTGTGATCCAACACGGTATAAACTTGCTAATGGGGATGAAGAGATCTGTAGAGTAAGAGATACAGGAAATAGACGTGAGTTGGTACTAACATCTGTCCGACTGCCTGATACTGATTTACGCCAACCAACACGAGCACAATATACAGAAGCCTCCCATCTCATCAACAGAGTTAACGCTGAGTTTTGTTTTCCCAATAATGCCCGTATTGTTGCCTCTTCTGATAATATTAGACTGGATGTGCAAGGAACACATGAGCATGATGGAGTTAGGTATCTGAATGTACAACTTCAACTAAATGAGGGAAGGGGGGGAACCTTAACAACACATTCCACAACCATCGCTCAAATCCTTTTCCCACAGGATCTAGACACTGCTGTCTTTGCCAGATACATAAGAAGAGCCCTGCACACCAGCATGCGTGGCGCTTACCATAAATCTCCTGTAAAGATTATCATAGCCATGAACCGTATATAG